In Leisingera methylohalidivorans DSM 14336, a single genomic region encodes these proteins:
- a CDS encoding transglycosylase domain-containing protein: MAQGSGRKPLVAEKRYSAGGKGKPSAAKKPARKKPARKAKPRKTGLFGLFARKKARAKPAPKKRGFIGLLLAPFVWAFRLVWGFTWRIGMVVCLLVGLAVALQYAKLPEVSAYLDGRARGSVTLLDRKGEVFAWRGDQFGGVIRADTVSPHLKNAVVATEDKRFYRHFGISPRGVASAIRINLREGRGPLSGHGGSTITQQTAKLLCLGRVYDPAEWKSESAYEADCRKGSLWRKGTEAIFALAMEAKYTKDEILSIYMNRAYMGGGAYGAEAAAQRYFGKSANQLNPAEGAMLAGLLTAPSSLAPTNNLKRSQDRAATVLRLMQEQGYLTTAEMQQNQNAPAVLSEAAAARAGGYFADWVMDTIPDFLGDQTTEDVVIRSTLDQRLQGAAEEALNYIFENKVRPGSKAQAAIVVMSADGAVRALVGGRKTRVNGVFNRATQAKRQTGSAFKPFVYATALELGYSPYDRVLDAKYCMKIPGSGQWCPENYTRKFYGEVTLARALRDSLNVPAVKISEAVGRDKVSRVARDFGIDSDLAAGPALALGASESSLLEMTGAYAGILNGGSSVTPYGVSELKLVNDSDALMGASGGIGERVIRPEAAQQLVWMMEKVIAGGTGRRAQIPGWQAAGKSGTTSAAKDAWFIGFTAEYVAGVWMGYDDNTPLSGVTGGGLPAEIWRETMVRVHDGLTPKPLPMLEPAPIAPPPQQTRRERRRRQGPQLGKELGRAVDNILRDILGN; encoded by the coding sequence ATGGCACAAGGATCCGGGCGCAAGCCTCTGGTGGCAGAAAAACGCTATTCCGCAGGCGGCAAGGGCAAGCCCTCCGCCGCGAAGAAGCCTGCGCGCAAGAAGCCTGCACGCAAGGCCAAGCCCAGGAAGACCGGCCTGTTCGGCCTGTTTGCGCGTAAGAAGGCACGGGCGAAACCGGCGCCGAAGAAACGCGGTTTCATCGGTCTCTTGCTGGCGCCCTTTGTCTGGGCGTTCCGGCTGGTTTGGGGCTTCACCTGGCGCATCGGCATGGTGGTCTGCCTGCTGGTCGGCCTGGCGGTGGCGCTGCAATATGCCAAGCTGCCTGAGGTTTCGGCCTATCTGGACGGACGTGCGCGCGGGTCGGTCACCCTGCTGGACCGCAAGGGCGAGGTTTTTGCCTGGCGCGGCGATCAGTTCGGCGGGGTCATCCGCGCTGATACGGTTTCGCCGCACCTGAAAAACGCGGTTGTCGCGACCGAGGACAAGCGGTTCTACCGCCACTTCGGCATTTCCCCGCGCGGCGTGGCCAGCGCCATCCGCATCAACCTGCGCGAAGGCCGCGGGCCTCTGTCGGGCCATGGCGGCTCTACCATCACCCAGCAGACCGCCAAGCTGCTGTGCCTGGGCCGGGTCTACGATCCTGCCGAGTGGAAGAGCGAAAGCGCTTATGAGGCCGACTGCCGCAAGGGGTCGCTGTGGCGCAAGGGCACCGAGGCGATCTTTGCCCTGGCGATGGAAGCCAAATACACCAAGGACGAAATCCTTTCGATCTATATGAACCGCGCCTATATGGGCGGCGGTGCCTATGGCGCCGAAGCTGCGGCGCAGCGGTATTTCGGCAAATCGGCGAACCAGCTGAACCCGGCTGAGGGCGCAATGCTGGCGGGTCTGCTGACGGCGCCGTCGTCGCTGGCGCCGACCAATAACCTCAAGCGCTCGCAGGACCGCGCCGCCACCGTGCTGCGGCTGATGCAGGAACAGGGCTACCTGACCACCGCCGAGATGCAGCAGAACCAGAACGCCCCGGCAGTGCTGAGCGAAGCCGCGGCGGCACGGGCAGGGGGGTATTTTGCCGATTGGGTAATGGATACCATCCCCGATTTCCTGGGCGATCAGACGACGGAGGATGTTGTGATCCGCTCGACCCTCGATCAGCGCCTGCAGGGCGCGGCTGAGGAAGCGCTGAACTACATCTTTGAGAACAAGGTCCGCCCGGGCTCCAAGGCGCAGGCCGCCATTGTGGTGATGAGCGCCGATGGCGCGGTGCGCGCGTTGGTGGGCGGACGCAAGACACGGGTCAACGGCGTTTTCAACCGTGCAACCCAGGCCAAACGGCAGACCGGATCGGCCTTCAAGCCTTTTGTCTATGCCACGGCGCTGGAACTGGGGTATTCGCCCTACGACCGGGTGCTGGACGCAAAATACTGCATGAAAATTCCCGGATCCGGTCAATGGTGCCCGGAAAATTACACCCGCAAGTTCTATGGCGAGGTGACCCTGGCGCGGGCGCTGCGGGATTCGCTCAACGTGCCGGCGGTCAAGATTTCCGAAGCAGTGGGCCGCGACAAGGTGAGCCGTGTGGCGCGCGATTTCGGAATCGACAGCGACCTCGCGGCCGGACCTGCGCTGGCGCTGGGCGCTTCGGAAAGCAGTCTGCTGGAAATGACCGGTGCCTATGCCGGGATCCTCAATGGCGGCTCTTCGGTGACACCTTACGGTGTGTCTGAGTTGAAACTGGTGAATGACAGCGACGCGCTGATGGGCGCCAGCGGCGGCATCGGCGAGCGGGTGATCCGCCCAGAAGCGGCGCAGCAGCTGGTCTGGATGATGGAGAAAGTGATTGCCGGCGGCACCGGCAGGCGGGCGCAGATCCCGGGCTGGCAGGCGGCAGGCAAGTCGGGAACGACATCTGCGGCCAAGGACGCCTGGTTCATCGGGTTTACCGCAGAGTATGTGGCGGGGGTGTGGATGGGCTATGATGACAACACACCGCTTTCAGGAGTGACCGGCGGCGGCCTGCCGGCCGAGATCTGGCGCGAGACCATGGTGCGGGTGCATGACGGCCTCACCCCCAAACCGCTGCCGATGCTGGAACCTGCGCCGATCGCCCCGCCACCGCAGCAAACCCGCCGCGAGCGCCGCCGCCGCCAGGGGCCGCAATTGGGCAAGGAACTGGGCCGCGCGGTGGACAACATCCTGCGCGACATTCTCGGCAACTGA
- a CDS encoding P-II family nitrogen regulator, which yields MKMIIAAIKPFKLDEVREALTGLGVSGLMVTEIKGFGAQAGHTEIYRGAEYEVNFVPKLKLELVVPADQADQAISAISETARTGKLGEGRIGDGKIFVLDVEQAVRVRTGETNLEAL from the coding sequence ATGAAGATGATCATAGCCGCCATCAAGCCCTTCAAGCTGGACGAGGTCCGCGAGGCGCTGACCGGTCTTGGCGTGAGCGGGCTGATGGTCACAGAAATCAAGGGCTTTGGCGCCCAGGCGGGCCACACGGAAATCTACCGCGGCGCCGAATACGAAGTGAATTTCGTCCCCAAGCTGAAGCTGGAACTGGTGGTGCCCGCCGATCAGGCCGACCAGGCCATCAGCGCGATTTCCGAGACCGCCCGCACCGGAAAACTTGGGGAGGGCAGGATCGGCGACGGCAAGATTTTTGTTCTGGACGTGGAACAGGCCGTGCGGGTCCGCACCGGCGAAACCAACCTCGAGGCGCTGTAA
- a CDS encoding ammonium transporter produces MKNLKLPLAALALAALPGLALAQDGPAPGVNPATDTVFILNSLLFLIGGCLVFWMAAGFAMLEAGLVRSKNVTMQLTKNMALFSLAAVFYWLIGYNLMYPLGNWAVDGVLSGVFGPGVLEAVGITAEGADDYSYATTGSDFFFQLMFCAATASIVSGTLAERIKLWPFLIFTIVLTSVIYPFQASWKWGGGFLEQMGFLDFAGSTVVHSVGGWAALTGALILGPRIGKYKDGKTIPMPGSNLALATLGTFILWMGWFGFNGGSQLAMGSIGDVADISRIFANTNAAAAGGAVAALVLTQLLFRKPDLTMILNGALAGLVAITAEPLTPGLGLSTLIGAIGGVIVVFAVPFLDKLQIDDVVGAIPVHLFCGIWGTVAVVLSNPDATLLKQLTGIAVVGIFTIAASAAVWMILRATTGIRVEEEDEVNGLDMAELGMEAYPEFSPS; encoded by the coding sequence ATGAAGAACCTGAAACTCCCCCTCGCGGCGCTGGCACTGGCCGCGCTGCCGGGACTGGCGCTGGCTCAGGACGGCCCCGCCCCCGGTGTGAACCCCGCGACCGATACCGTGTTCATCCTGAACTCGCTGCTGTTTCTGATCGGCGGCTGCCTGGTGTTCTGGATGGCTGCCGGCTTTGCCATGCTGGAGGCCGGCCTGGTGCGCTCCAAGAACGTGACCATGCAGCTGACCAAGAACATGGCGCTGTTTTCCCTGGCCGCCGTGTTCTACTGGCTGATCGGCTATAACCTGATGTATCCGCTGGGCAACTGGGCGGTTGACGGCGTGCTGTCCGGTGTCTTTGGCCCCGGCGTGCTGGAGGCGGTCGGAATCACCGCCGAAGGTGCCGACGACTATTCCTATGCCACGACCGGCTCGGATTTCTTCTTTCAGCTGATGTTCTGTGCCGCCACTGCCTCGATCGTATCGGGCACTTTGGCAGAGCGCATCAAGCTGTGGCCCTTCCTGATCTTCACCATCGTGCTGACGTCGGTGATCTACCCGTTCCAGGCAAGCTGGAAATGGGGCGGCGGCTTCCTGGAGCAGATGGGTTTCCTGGATTTCGCGGGCTCAACCGTGGTGCATTCGGTGGGCGGCTGGGCGGCGCTGACCGGGGCGCTGATCCTGGGGCCGCGCATTGGCAAGTACAAGGACGGCAAAACCATTCCGATGCCCGGCTCCAACCTGGCGCTGGCAACGCTTGGCACCTTCATCCTGTGGATGGGCTGGTTCGGCTTCAACGGCGGCTCGCAGCTGGCGATGGGCTCGATTGGCGATGTAGCTGACATCAGCCGGATCTTCGCCAATACCAATGCCGCTGCAGCGGGCGGCGCGGTGGCCGCTTTGGTTCTGACCCAGCTTTTGTTCCGCAAGCCGGACCTGACGATGATCCTGAACGGCGCGCTGGCGGGTCTGGTGGCTATCACCGCCGAGCCGCTGACTCCGGGCCTGGGCCTATCCACTCTGATCGGCGCCATCGGCGGGGTGATCGTGGTCTTTGCGGTGCCGTTCCTGGACAAGCTGCAGATCGACGACGTGGTGGGCGCCATTCCGGTGCATCTGTTCTGCGGTATCTGGGGCACTGTTGCGGTCGTGCTGTCGAACCCCGACGCGACACTGCTGAAACAGCTGACCGGGATTGCCGTAGTAGGGATCTTCACCATTGCCGCCTCGGCCGCAGTGTGGATGATCCTGCGCGCCACCACCGGCATCCGGGTGGAGGAAGAAGATGAGGTCAACGGGCTGGACATGGCAGAGCTGGGCATGGAGGCCTATCCGGAGTTCTCGCCCAGCTGA
- a CDS encoding aromatic amino acid transaminase, with protein sequence MFETLKPQPADKILALMQMYRDDPRADKIDLGVGVYKNAEGVTPVMRAIKAAEHKLWEEQTSKAYVGLAGDPAYGDAMIKLILGDAVARENIAAAATPGGTGAVRQAFELITMANPKARVFVSDPTWPNHVSILNYVGIEAVTYRYFDRDTRGVDFDGMMEDLKGAQKGDVVLLHGCCHNPTGANLNETQWKEVIALLNERGLIPMIDIAYQGFGDGLEEDARGVRLVAAGCPEVLIAASCSKNFGIYRERTGLLMAVSNDAGAQALNQGTLAFLNRQNYSFPPDHGARLVTMILNDDALRADWAAELEEVRLGMLDLRQSLADELQRLTGSDRFGFIAQHRGMFSLLGTTPDLVEKMRVDNGIYMVGDSRLNIAGLNAQTVPVLAKAIVDAGV encoded by the coding sequence ATGTTCGAGACCCTGAAACCCCAGCCCGCCGACAAGATCCTGGCGCTGATGCAGATGTACCGCGACGACCCGCGCGCCGACAAGATCGACCTTGGCGTCGGCGTCTACAAGAACGCCGAGGGCGTCACCCCGGTGATGCGCGCGATCAAGGCGGCCGAGCACAAGCTGTGGGAAGAGCAGACCAGCAAGGCCTACGTCGGCCTGGCCGGCGACCCGGCTTATGGCGACGCTATGATCAAGCTGATCCTGGGCGATGCCGTGGCGCGTGAAAATATCGCGGCGGCCGCGACCCCCGGGGGCACCGGGGCTGTGCGCCAGGCGTTTGAACTGATCACAATGGCCAATCCCAAGGCCCGGGTGTTCGTTTCGGACCCGACCTGGCCGAACCATGTGTCGATCCTGAATTACGTCGGCATTGAGGCCGTCACCTACCGTTATTTCGACCGCGACACCCGCGGTGTCGACTTTGACGGCATGATGGAAGACCTGAAGGGCGCGCAGAAGGGCGACGTGGTGCTGCTGCACGGCTGCTGCCATAACCCGACCGGCGCCAATCTGAACGAGACCCAGTGGAAAGAGGTCATCGCGCTGTTGAACGAACGCGGCCTGATCCCGATGATCGACATCGCGTATCAGGGCTTTGGCGACGGTTTGGAGGAAGATGCGAGGGGCGTGCGCCTGGTGGCGGCGGGTTGCCCCGAGGTACTGATCGCGGCCAGCTGCTCCAAGAATTTCGGCATCTACCGCGAGCGCACCGGCCTGCTGATGGCGGTGTCGAATGACGCGGGGGCGCAGGCCCTGAACCAGGGCACCCTGGCGTTCCTGAACCGGCAGAACTACTCCTTCCCGCCGGACCACGGTGCGCGGCTGGTGACGATGATCCTGAACGATGACGCCCTGCGCGCCGACTGGGCGGCAGAGCTGGAAGAGGTGCGCCTCGGCATGCTGGACCTGCGCCAAAGCCTTGCGGATGAGCTGCAGCGGCTGACCGGCTCGGACCGGTTCGGCTTCATTGCCCAGCACCGCGGCATGTTCTCGCTCCTGGGCACCACGCCGGATCTGGTCGAGAAGATGCGGGTCGACAACGGCATCTACATGGTCGGCGACAGCCGCCTCAATATCGCCGGCCTGAATGCGCAGACCGTTCCGGTGCTGGCCAAGGCAATCGTCGACGCCGGCGTCTGA
- the sseA gene encoding 3-mercaptopyruvate sulfurtransferase, with protein sequence MQDDPKTLVSTDWLAAHLKDPDLRVLDASWYLPQEDRDPKAEYDAAHIPGARFFDIDDISDHRSDLPHMVPPVEKFMSRLRAMGVGDGHQVVVYDGTGLFSAARVWWLFRLMGQANVAVLDGGFPKWQAEGRPVEDLPPVIRDRHMTVRVQNHMVRDVTQVSSAAKLGDHEIIDARAAARFRGKVPEPREGLRAGHIPGSKNVPFGRLLNADGTMKDAEGLRAEFAAAGADLNKPVITTCGSGVTAAVLSLALERIGKTDHAVYDGSWAEWGAFPTLPVATGEN encoded by the coding sequence ATGCAGGATGATCCAAAGACGCTGGTTTCCACCGACTGGCTGGCCGCCCATCTGAAGGATCCGGATCTGCGGGTGCTGGACGCTTCCTGGTATTTGCCGCAGGAAGACCGCGATCCCAAGGCGGAATATGACGCGGCCCATATCCCCGGCGCGCGCTTTTTCGATATTGACGATATCTCCGACCACCGCTCGGACCTGCCGCATATGGTGCCGCCGGTTGAGAAATTCATGTCCCGCCTGCGGGCGATGGGTGTCGGCGACGGCCACCAGGTGGTGGTCTATGACGGAACGGGCCTGTTTTCCGCCGCCCGTGTCTGGTGGCTGTTCCGCCTGATGGGGCAGGCCAATGTTGCGGTGCTGGATGGCGGTTTCCCGAAATGGCAGGCCGAAGGCCGCCCGGTTGAGGACCTTCCGCCGGTGATCCGCGACCGCCATATGACCGTGCGGGTGCAAAATCACATGGTGCGCGATGTGACACAGGTGTCTTCCGCGGCCAAGCTGGGCGACCATGAAATCATCGACGCCCGCGCCGCCGCGCGGTTCCGCGGCAAGGTGCCGGAGCCGCGCGAAGGCCTGCGGGCGGGTCACATCCCTGGTTCGAAAAACGTGCCCTTCGGCCGCCTGCTGAATGCGGATGGCACCATGAAGGATGCAGAGGGCCTGCGCGCCGAATTTGCCGCCGCCGGTGCCGATCTGAACAAACCTGTGATTACCACCTGCGGTTCGGGCGTCACCGCCGCCGTCCTCAGCCTTGCATTGGAGCGCATCGGCAAGACCGATCATGCGGTCTATGATGGCTCGTGGGCGGAGTGGGGTGCCTTCCCGACCCTTCCCGTTGCTACCGGAGAGAACTGA
- a CDS encoding leucine-rich repeat domain-containing protein: protein MPAFRSFLTAFLIAAGIFSPGTLHAECVEIGKTCIGINDLTAKVRIGNHTPDLQRLNQFTELTDLTLMAELQFKDPVDLSALTALSKLEKLALVNITAPDLAPLNRLPRLKRLSLDSVRVPDFTPLARMTQLEHLSVWGAGDVTDLSFASGLTRLQSLNIADSGVSDLSPLSGLTDLAVFLAFNTQVSDLSPLAGANLQVAWISNCPVKSVAALAASDRLEMLRADGTLLKTLDGLEGKPALHTLILSDTQVADLTPLTDATGLMDLALDGTRISDITPLGGLDALRKLILADTAVSSLAPLAGKNLRELSLTNTAVSSLAAVEKMENLWDFSISGTGVTDLAPLRKLKKLSILRAIGLPAATLQPLLEVENLRIVYAGPDSASQRRLLGKDKIAQYLTGTP, encoded by the coding sequence ATGCCCGCTTTCCGCAGTTTCCTTACCGCCTTTCTGATTGCAGCGGGCATATTCAGCCCCGGCACCTTGCACGCAGAATGCGTGGAGATCGGAAAAACATGCATTGGCATCAACGACTTGACGGCAAAGGTCCGGATTGGAAACCACACGCCGGACCTGCAGAGACTGAACCAGTTCACTGAGCTGACCGATCTTACCCTGATGGCCGAGCTGCAGTTCAAGGACCCTGTCGACCTGTCCGCTCTCACTGCGCTGTCAAAGCTGGAAAAGCTGGCCTTGGTGAACATCACAGCGCCTGACCTTGCACCGCTCAACCGGCTGCCGCGGCTGAAGCGGCTCAGCCTTGATTCTGTCCGCGTGCCCGACTTTACCCCGCTGGCCCGGATGACACAGCTTGAGCACCTCTCGGTCTGGGGTGCCGGCGACGTCACCGACCTGTCCTTTGCCAGCGGCCTGACCCGGCTGCAGAGCCTGAACATTGCTGATTCCGGTGTATCCGACCTGAGCCCGCTGTCGGGCCTTACCGACCTGGCTGTCTTTCTTGCCTTCAACACGCAGGTCTCCGACCTCAGCCCGTTGGCGGGTGCCAACCTGCAGGTGGCCTGGATCTCCAATTGCCCGGTCAAAAGCGTGGCCGCTCTGGCCGCTTCTGACCGGCTGGAGATGCTGCGCGCTGATGGAACCTTGCTGAAAACCCTGGACGGGCTGGAGGGGAAACCCGCACTGCACACCCTCATCCTGTCAGACACCCAGGTGGCGGACCTGACCCCGCTGACGGATGCAACCGGTCTGATGGATCTGGCCCTGGATGGAACCCGGATCAGCGACATCACACCGCTGGGCGGACTGGACGCGCTGCGCAAACTGATCCTGGCAGACACGGCGGTCTCCAGCCTTGCTCCGCTGGCGGGCAAAAACCTGCGCGAACTGTCGCTGACCAATACCGCAGTGTCCAGCCTTGCTGCGGTGGAGAAAATGGAGAACCTTTGGGACTTCAGCATATCCGGAACAGGCGTCACCGACCTCGCACCGCTTAGGAAACTTAAAAAGCTATCCATTCTCCGGGCCATCGGCCTGCCCGCTGCAACGCTGCAACCGCTGCTGGAGGTCGAAAACCTGCGGATTGTCTATGCCGGCCCTGATTCCGCTTCGCAAAGGCGTCTGCTCGGGAAAGACAAAATCGCTCAGTACCTCACAGGCACCCCCTAG
- the smpB gene encoding SsrA-binding protein SmpB: protein MAKKKQTSDPNYKVIAESRRARFDYAIEDDIECGIMLEGSEVKALRGGGTNIADSYAAVENGELWLVNAYIPPYEQAKVFKHEERRRRKLLVSRKELSDLWNATQRKGMTLVPLVLYFNHKGRAKIKLGIAKGKKNHDKRASEAKRDWSRQKQRLLKDAR from the coding sequence ATGGCCAAGAAGAAGCAGACATCCGACCCGAATTACAAAGTGATCGCCGAGAGCCGGCGGGCACGGTTCGATTACGCGATCGAAGACGATATCGAATGCGGCATCATGCTGGAGGGGTCCGAAGTCAAGGCGCTGCGCGGGGGCGGTACGAACATCGCAGACAGCTATGCTGCGGTGGAGAACGGCGAGCTGTGGCTGGTGAATGCCTATATCCCGCCTTACGAACAGGCCAAGGTCTTCAAGCATGAAGAGCGCCGCCGCCGCAAGCTGCTGGTGTCGCGCAAGGAGCTGTCGGACCTGTGGAACGCCACCCAGCGCAAGGGGATGACCCTGGTGCCGCTGGTTCTGTATTTCAACCACAAGGGCCGGGCCAAGATAAAGCTGGGCATCGCCAAGGGTAAGAAGAACCACGACAAACGGGCGAGCGAGGCCAAGCGCGACTGGTCCCGCCAGAAGCAGCGGCTGCTGAAAGACGCACGCTGA
- a CDS encoding DMT family transporter, protein MDTLRGSLLMVLAMAAFALEDMFIKSAARDIPVGQILILFGLGGMAVFATMARAQGHAPWHPGFGTRPMLLRSVAEVVGRLCYTLAIALTPLSSASAILQATPLVVAAGAVVFFGETVGWRRWLAIGLGFVGVLLILRPGLSGFEPASLFAVAGTLGFAGRDLATRAAPKDMSNNQLGFLGFAMLVIAGVIALGWTGGAVWPSLSNWLEIMAATGIGVIAYNALSGAMRAGEIAVIAPFRYTRLIFAMVLGGLVFGERPDALTLIGSAVIVGSGVFTLLRSRKR, encoded by the coding sequence ATGGATACGCTGCGCGGAAGCCTTCTGATGGTGCTGGCGATGGCCGCCTTTGCGCTAGAAGACATGTTCATCAAGTCCGCGGCCCGCGACATTCCAGTGGGACAGATCCTGATCCTCTTCGGCCTGGGCGGCATGGCGGTCTTTGCCACGATGGCGCGTGCGCAAGGTCATGCCCCGTGGCATCCGGGATTCGGCACGCGCCCGATGCTGCTGCGCTCTGTTGCAGAGGTCGTGGGGCGGCTGTGCTATACGCTGGCGATTGCGCTGACGCCGTTGTCCTCGGCCTCGGCCATCCTTCAGGCGACGCCGCTGGTGGTGGCGGCGGGAGCTGTGGTGTTCTTTGGTGAGACGGTGGGCTGGCGGCGCTGGCTGGCGATCGGGCTGGGGTTTGTGGGCGTGCTGCTGATCTTGCGTCCGGGGCTGAGCGGGTTTGAACCTGCCTCGCTGTTTGCCGTCGCCGGCACGCTGGGGTTTGCGGGCCGGGATCTGGCCACCCGTGCGGCACCCAAGGACATGAGCAACAACCAGCTGGGCTTCCTTGGCTTTGCCATGCTGGTGATTGCCGGTGTGATCGCGCTGGGCTGGACCGGCGGGGCGGTTTGGCCAAGCCTGAGCAATTGGCTGGAGATCATGGCGGCCACGGGGATAGGTGTCATCGCTTATAACGCCTTGTCCGGGGCGATGCGGGCGGGCGAAATCGCGGTGATTGCGCCGTTCCGGTACACTAGGCTTATCTTTGCCATGGTGCTGGGGGGGCTGGTGTTTGGCGAGCGGCCCGATGCGCTGACCCTGATCGGCAGTGCTGTGATTGTCGGCAGTGGTGTTTTCACGCTGCTGCGCAGCCGGAAGCGGTGA
- a CDS encoding helix-turn-helix domain-containing protein, giving the protein MSDETITLNLRDIRTAAGLSLSKAAEATGVSKAMLGQIERGESSPTIATLWKIAKGFHLPLTALIGEATRPVGQVAGVYETVQFPGSIGVKIVFPFDPLLGAETFKVTLKPGQCHQSQPHDTGVTEEVFVLHGLMEVLRGGEWVPLEAGQGLRFAADQPHGYRSAETGAAFLNMHHYRQAGLTQRD; this is encoded by the coding sequence ATGAGCGATGAAACCATCACCCTGAACCTGCGGGACATCCGTACGGCGGCTGGGCTTAGCCTCAGCAAGGCGGCGGAGGCGACCGGCGTCAGCAAGGCAATGCTGGGACAGATCGAGCGCGGCGAATCAAGCCCGACGATTGCCACCCTGTGGAAGATCGCCAAGGGCTTTCACCTGCCGCTGACCGCGCTGATCGGCGAGGCAACGCGGCCGGTGGGGCAGGTTGCCGGGGTCTATGAGACGGTGCAGTTCCCTGGCAGCATCGGTGTGAAAATTGTCTTTCCCTTCGATCCGCTGCTCGGGGCAGAGACCTTTAAGGTGACGCTGAAGCCGGGACAATGCCACCAGTCCCAGCCGCATGATACCGGTGTCACCGAGGAAGTGTTTGTGCTGCACGGATTGATGGAGGTGCTGCGGGGCGGCGAATGGGTGCCGCTGGAGGCGGGGCAGGGCCTGCGTTTTGCTGCCGACCAGCCGCATGGCTACCGCAGCGCCGAGACCGGCGCGGCCTTTCTCAACATGCACCATTACCGGCAGGCAGGTCTGACGCAGCGGGACTGA
- a CDS encoding benzoate/H(+) symporter BenE family transporter, whose protein sequence is MLKELKLSHLVSGAVAVLVGYTGSVAIIFQAIEAVGATQAQANSWMLVLGLGMGVTCLILSMIYRMPILTAWSTPGAALLAVSLNSVPIAEAIGAFLLCAALLTLTGITGWFAALSRLIPDTLASAMLAGILFQFGLSAFTALQTDTALVAVMGLSFLLGRKLFPRYCIPAVLAAGVAWCAGTGAFGSLDALDLTLARPVFVMPAFSLPVLIGIGLPLYIVTMSSQNMPGVVALKACGYDAPVSASLTVTGLASLILAPFGGFAFNLAAITAAICAGPEADENPDTRYLAGVMTGAVYILVGLGGATVISLFLIAPKALVAAVAGLALLSTIGNSLSAALSDAKGREAALITFMITVSGISFFGIGAPFWALVLGLAVNHWLKAPEPAPVRV, encoded by the coding sequence ATGCTCAAGGAGCTGAAACTTTCGCATCTTGTCTCCGGCGCGGTGGCCGTGCTGGTGGGCTATACCGGATCAGTCGCCATCATCTTTCAAGCGATCGAAGCGGTCGGCGCCACCCAGGCTCAGGCCAACAGCTGGATGCTAGTACTGGGCCTGGGCATGGGCGTAACCTGCCTGATCCTGTCGATGATATACCGGATGCCGATCCTGACCGCCTGGTCCACCCCCGGCGCAGCACTGCTGGCGGTCAGTTTGAACAGTGTCCCCATTGCCGAAGCAATCGGCGCCTTCCTGCTCTGTGCCGCGCTCCTGACCCTTACCGGCATTACCGGGTGGTTTGCCGCCCTGTCGCGACTGATCCCCGACACACTGGCCAGCGCCATGCTCGCGGGTATTCTGTTCCAGTTCGGGCTCTCTGCCTTCACCGCTTTGCAAACGGACACCGCGCTGGTGGCGGTGATGGGCCTCAGCTTCCTGTTGGGGCGCAAACTGTTCCCGCGCTACTGTATCCCCGCGGTGCTGGCGGCAGGCGTGGCCTGGTGCGCAGGCACCGGCGCCTTTGGCAGCCTTGATGCGCTGGACCTGACGCTGGCGCGCCCCGTGTTTGTGATGCCCGCCTTCTCGCTGCCCGTACTGATCGGGATCGGCCTGCCGCTGTATATCGTCACCATGTCCTCGCAGAACATGCCCGGTGTGGTGGCCCTGAAGGCTTGCGGCTATGATGCACCGGTTTCCGCCAGCCTGACTGTAACCGGTCTGGCCTCGCTGATCCTTGCCCCGTTCGGCGGCTTTGCCTTCAATCTCGCCGCCATTACCGCCGCGATCTGCGCAGGACCGGAGGCGGATGAGAACCCGGACACCCGCTATCTCGCCGGGGTCATGACCGGCGCGGTCTATATTCTGGTCGGCCTGGGCGGCGCAACCGTCATCAGCCTGTTCCTGATCGCACCCAAGGCGCTGGTGGCCGCCGTCGCGGGACTTGCGCTGCTCTCAACCATCGGCAACAGCCTGTCTGCCGCACTGTCGGACGCCAAGGGCCGCGAGGCGGCACTGATCACCTTCATGATCACAGTGTCCGGCATCAGCTTCTTTGGAATCGGCGCGCCGTTCTGGGCGCTGGTGCTGGGGCTGGCGGTGAATCACTGGCTGAAAGCCCCCGAACCCGCCCCGGTGCGCGTCTGA